One Gossypium hirsutum isolate 1008001.06 chromosome A11, Gossypium_hirsutum_v2.1, whole genome shotgun sequence genomic window carries:
- the LOC107927234 gene encoding F-box/FBD/LRR-repeat protein At5g56420 — translation MEVPNSKMVKHDGNNRRDRISELPDDVLMGILSFLPPEEAVLKTSFLSHRWKQLWESLPVSGFNFRVPMPVCCRGGHVKNLKDLRDGKYITVEDMKRECSKFVEWVNNVMISHQGSTIDELRVRFYLDKDSQRYIDKWIEIAMRKQVKKLELDFPSLLHRPSNAFYPFPQECFPGIEFLTSLCLVNVGVSDEAMEFVLSNYPMLETLHLRNSPLLIHPKVSGSSLRLKHLNISHSESIQTIEISAPNLVSFEYHKLRKVPFHIWYAPKLTELDYSNWLDFNIAYLVSQLYNYLPQLVTLRLSLFLMDLPRFPKFTSLRNLTCITARIDNRLLLLKSLIQASPFLHKFKLLIKDHKEFKSGIEEAGKEEAQPNKYLKEVEIVGFLGQSVEVEFVTYLLKIAIKLEKIVIHGKLERMTQNLAHQLMKNRPGAELVQL, via the exons ATGGAGGTTCCCAACTCAAAGATG gtgAAACATGATGGGAATAATAGGAGGGATCGAATAAGTGAATTACCTGATGATGTTCTTATGGGCATCTTGTCGTTTCTCCCACCCGAAGAAGCCGTACTGAAAACTAGTTTTCTTTCTCATCGATGGAAACAGCTTTGGGAATCATTGCCTGTTTCCGGTTTTAACTTCCGTGTTCCAATGCCAGTATGTTGTCGTGGCGGCcatgtcaaaaatttgaaggaTCTTCGTGATGGGAAGTATATAACGGTTGAGGATATGAAAAGAGAATGCTCTAAGTTTGTAGAATGGGTCAATAATGTTATGATTTCACACCAAGGTTCAACCATTGATGAGCTGAGAGTTCGTTTTTACTTGGACAAAGATTCACAGCGTTATATTGATAAATGGATTGAGATTGCCATGAGAAAGCAGGTGAAAAAGCTAGAATTGGATTTCCCATCATTACTGCATCGTCCTTCGAATGCTTTTTACCCTTTTCCACAAGAATGTTTTCCGGGAATTGAATTCCTTACTAGTCTTTGTTTGGTGAATGTGGGTGTAAGTGATGAGGCTATGGAGTTTGTTCTTTCAAATTATCCCATGCTTGAAACCCTCCATCTTAGAAACTCGCCACTGCTTATACATCCTAAAGTTTCAGGTTCATCACTGAGGTTGAAACACTTAAACATATCTCACTCTGAATCTATTCAAACCATAGAGATTTCTGCACCAAATCTTGTTTCCTTTGAATATCACAAACTACGGAAAGTACCATTTCATATATGGTATGCGCCCAAACTCACTGAATTAGATTATTCTAATTGGCTCGACTTCAACATTGCATACCTCGTTTCTCAGCTATATAATTATCTTCCTCAGTTAGTGACTCTAAGGTTAAGTTTATTTCTG ATGGATTTACCAAGGTTTCCCAAATTTACAAGTCTTCGTAACTTGACCTGTATCACAGCCAGAATTGACAATCGTCTCCTTCTTTTAAAATCTCTGATACAGGCGTCACCTTTCTTGCACAAGTTTAAACTACTG ATTAAAGACCATAAAGAATTCAAGAGTGGAATAGAGGAGGCGGGGAAGGAGGAGGCGCAGCCGAATAAGTACCTAAAGGAGGTGGAAATAGTTGGATTCTTGGGGCAATCAGTGGAAGTTGAATTTGTTACTTACTTGCTTAAAATCGCCATCAAGCTTGAGAAGATTGTAATTCATGGAAAACTGGAAAGAATGACACAAAACTTGGCCCATCAGCTCATGAAAAACCGCCCtggagctgaattagttcaactCTAA